The following proteins are co-located in the Williamwhitmania sp. genome:
- the pstA gene encoding phosphate ABC transporter permease PstA: protein MNRKNHTRLIKAEEKIFIGVMRMATLGIAAVLMLIIVSILVNGLPALSWEMLSQTPKGGFYFGKEGGILNAIVGSLYLAVGSTVMALFIGLPVALFMNIHLLNHQKLVNTIRFLLDLLWGVPSIVYGAFGFTLMVYMGIRTSLLAGIITVTLFIIPIMVRSIDEVLKTVPRGLLEASLSLGSTRSETAFRVFVRQCSPGIVTAILLSFGRAIGDAAAVLFTTGYTDYIPHSLSQPAATLPLAIFFQLSSPIPEVKARAYASALVLTIIILIISISSRYLSRRFEKNKIKF, encoded by the coding sequence ATGAATAGGAAAAACCACACCCGACTAATCAAGGCTGAGGAAAAAATCTTCATTGGCGTAATGCGAATGGCTACATTGGGCATTGCTGCAGTACTGATGCTAATTATAGTAAGTATTCTGGTCAATGGTTTACCCGCACTTTCGTGGGAGATGCTTTCGCAAACACCCAAGGGCGGCTTTTACTTTGGAAAGGAGGGCGGCATTCTTAACGCCATTGTGGGATCGCTCTACCTCGCAGTTGGCTCTACGGTTATGGCACTGTTTATAGGACTACCGGTGGCCCTTTTTATGAACATTCATCTTCTTAACCATCAAAAACTGGTAAATACCATTCGGTTTTTGCTCGATCTGCTGTGGGGTGTTCCGTCCATTGTTTACGGTGCATTTGGCTTCACCCTAATGGTATACATGGGCATTAGAACTTCGCTACTTGCCGGAATAATCACCGTAACACTATTCATCATCCCCATCATGGTGCGATCAATCGACGAGGTTCTTAAAACTGTTCCGCGTGGGTTGCTCGAAGCTTCTCTTTCGTTGGGTTCAACGCGTTCCGAAACAGCCTTCCGCGTATTTGTGAGGCAATGTTCCCCCGGAATTGTAACGGCCATACTACTCTCCTTTGGAAGAGCCATTGGCGATGCTGCCGCGGTGCTTTTCACCACAGGCTATACCGACTATATTCCTCACTCGCTGAGCCAGCCTGCGGCAACCTTACCGCTCGCCATATTTTTCCAGCTCAGCTCACCCATACCGGAAGTTAAGGCAAGAGCATATGCCTCGGCACTGGTTCTTACCATTATAATTTTG